The Amycolatopsis sp. DG1A-15b genome contains the following window.
CCGCCAACCCCAGTCCGGCCAGCTTCATCGCCGCCTCCTTGCGGGTCCACGCCGTCAGCAGCCGGCCGGTCCGTTCCGCCGGAGCCGCCGCCGAAAACTCCCGGTGCTCCGCCGCCGACAAGACCACCCCGGCCAGCCCGGCGGCGTCGGCCGCCGCGGCCGGGTCCTCGATGTCCGCTCCGATCAGCCCCGTCTCCGCCACCGCCAGCAGCAGCCAGTGCCCGGTGTGCGACACCGAAAACCCGGGCGCCCCGGCCAGCCGGGGCCGGCCGTGGGCGGGGTCGCCGCAATGCGCGCACGAGCGGTCGATCACCACTTCCCGCGGCGGGACGCCGACCGCGGAAGCGCCCCAAAGACGTTGCAGCGCCCGGGAAGCCGTGAACACGTCCCCCGCCGGAGTCGCGGCCAGCCGGGCGGCGCGGGCGCGTTCGGCGTCGTCGAGCAGCCCGAGCCACTCCGGCCGGGGCCGGACCGGCACCAGCCAGACGTCGACGTGGCCGGTCACGGTGCCTGCGGCAGCAGCAGGGCCGCCCGCGGGGCGGGCAGCTCCTCCGACGGCGAGCCCAGCTCCGCCAGCAGGTGCGCGACGGCCGCGGCGAGCTGGTCGTCTTCCCCCGGCAGGAGCCGGTCCGGTGCCGGCACCACCGCCAGGTCGGGCTCCACGCCGTGGTTCTCCAGCGAAGCACCCACGTCGCCGAACCGGTAGCGGAACTCCGGCTGGGTCGTGACCGTGCCGTCCACCAGCCGGTGCCGCGGCCAGGTCGCGATCACCCCGCCCCAGCTGCGCCGGCCGATCAGCGGGCCCAGCCCGAGCGCGCGGAAGACGTGCGCGAAGATCTCGCCGTCGGACCCGGTGTGCTCGTTGAGCAGCGTCGCCATCGGGCCGCGCGGCGACTCCGTGGGGTACGGCGCCATTCCGCTCCACCGGCCGTGCTCGGTGCCGGTGCGGCGGCGGGCGAGCCGGTCGAGCAGCAGCGGTGACACGTGCCCACCCGTGTTGAACCGGACGTCCACGATCAGGCCGTCGCGGTCGAGCTCGGTGAGGAACCCGCGGACGAAGTCGGCGTACCCGGCCCGCGTCATGTCGGGCACGTGCAGGTACCCCAGCCGGCCGCCCGACACCGTGCGCACGTACGCGCGGTTGCCCTCGGTCCAGTCCAGGTACCGCGCCCGCGCCTCGCTCGCGCACGCCCGCACGACCACGCGGTGCTCGGCCGCGCCCGCCCGCCGCACGGTCAGCTCCACCTCCCGGTCGGCCTGCCCGACCAGGAGCTCACCGGGGCCGGCCGCGCCGACGCGCCGCCCGTTGACCGCGACGACGGCGTCGCCCGCGCGGATGTCCGCGCCGAGCCGGGCGCACGGCGAACCGGCCTTGGGGTTCCACGGGTCGCCGCGCAGGATCCGCGCGATCCGCCACTGCGAGCCGTCGGGCGGGGTGTCCCAGTCGACGCCGAGGAAGCCCTGCGCTTCGTCCGGTCCGGCGCGGTACTCGCCGCCGCGCTCGAACGCGTGCGACGTGCCGAGCTCGCCGTGCAGCTCCCAGATCAGGTCCGACAGCTCCGCACGGCACGAAACCAGCTCCGCGAGCGGCGCGTACCGGTCGTAGACGGCGTCCCAGTCGAGGCCGGACATCCGCGCGTCCCAATAGCCTTCGCGCTGCAGCCGCCACGCCTCGCGGAACATCTGCCGCCACTCCGCCGACGGGTCGAACGGGACCTTGACGCGCCCGAGGTCGACCCAGCCGGTGGCCGGGCCCGGCTCCTCGCCATCGGGCGGGTCGCCGGCGACGTCGGCGCGCAGCACCCGCAGCCGGCTGTCGGTGCGGTGCAGCACCACGTCACCCCGGACGTCCAGCTCGTCGACCGCACCGAGGCAGCCGGCGGTGACCCGGCCCGTGCCGAGGTCCACCAGCGAAACCGTGCCCTCGGCGCCGGCGTCCGGGTGCGCCGGATCGGGCGCGGCGAGCGGGACCGAGAGCAGCAGCACCCGGCCGGGCAGCGCCGCGACGTCGCTGTAGCGGCCTTCCGGCACGGGGAAGGCCGCGACGCGCCGCGAAATGCCGTCGAGGTCGACCGTCACCCGGCCGTCGCCGCGCGGGGCGGGCAGCGGCTTCCCGGGCACGGCGGCCCGCGTCTCGAACGGCGACTCCTCGCCCGCCCGCAGCGTGATCAAGTACGGCCGCGAACCGAACGGGAACCCGACGTCGAACTGCACCTGGTCCAGCTCCGGCGTGAGGTCGCGCTGACCGAGGAAGTAGAGGTAGCGCCCGGACGGGTCGAACGCCGGGCGCGCGTCCCGCACCACCGGCTCGGTGATCCGGTGGGTCCGCCCGGACGCGGTGTCGGCGAGCTTGATCGACGACGTGCGCGGCGACTCCGGGAACGTGTAGGCCAGCCACCGGCCGTCGGGTGACCACGCGAGGTCCTCGATGCGCTCGTGCCGGCTCGCGTCGAGCAGCCGGGGCCGGGGGAGCACGTCGGCGGTGTCCACGATCCACACGCGCTGGCGGCTGGTCGCGAAGGCGACGAGCCCCGACGCGGGGGAGGCGGTCAGCTCGGTGATGTGCCCGACGCCACCGGCGACGAGCACCGAAGTGTCCTCGCCGCCCTCGGCGTCCATCAGCACGATCCGCTCGTCCGGGCTCTCGTCGGCGGCGACGGCGACCAGCTGCCGCCCGCCGGCCAGCCAGCGCAGCAGCCGGTAGCGCACGCCGTCGGCGCTGCCGTGGCCGCGGACCGGCCCGGACCAGTGCTCGAAGGTGAACGCCTTGCCGCGGGCGGTCACCGCGAGCCGGGTGCCGTCGGGGCTGAGCCGCGCGCCGTCGAGGTACTCGCCCGCGGGGGCGAACCGGCGGCCGCGCTGCGGTGCCGCGCCGCCGAGGTCCACCGCCACCGGCCGGGCGCCGCGGGCGTCGAGCAGGTGCAGCCGAGCGCCCGCGGTGTAGACGAGCCGGGTGCCGTCGGTGGTGAGCCCGCGTGCGTAGTGGTCGTGGTGGTCGGTGTGGCAGCGCAGGTCGGTGCCGTCGGGCAGGCACGAGTAGACGTTGCCGATGCCTTCGTGGTCGCTGATGAAGTGGACGCGGCCGCCGGCCCAGCACGGGTCGGCGACGTTCCCGGGCAGCGCGACGAGCCGCGTGAACGGCCCGGCCTCGCTTCCGGCGTACCAGAGCTCACCCGTGCCGCCGCCCCGGTAACGCTTCCAGCGCGCGGGATCCGCGGTGTTGCGGCCGACGACGACACCGTCCTCGCCGAAGGCGATCGTGTCGGCCGGGCCGAGCCGCAGCGGCCGCGCGGGACCGCCGGCCGGCGCCACCGAGAACAGGCGCGCGCCGAAGCCGGACGGTTGCTCGGCGTCGGTCGCGTAGAGCACCTCGCCGGTCTGCGGGTGCCAGCCGACGGTGACGCAGCGGCCGGCCTGGTGGGTCAGCCGCCGGGGCGGGCCGCCTTCGGCCGGCATGACGTACACCTCGGCGGG
Protein-coding sequences here:
- a CDS encoding 4'-phosphopantetheinyl transferase superfamily protein — translated: MTGHVDVWLVPVRPRPEWLGLLDDAERARAARLAATPAGDVFTASRALQRLWGASAVGVPPREVVIDRSCAHCGDPAHGRPRLAGAPGFSVSHTGHWLLLAVAETGLIGADIEDPAAAADAAGLAGVVLSAAEHREFSAAAPAERTGRLLTAWTRKEAAMKLAGLGLAAAPARVDVRGRLARSDVPGWPSEPVHLRSLAVPGGHVAALATTVPVRAVHRRDLALLDAPMTAGRS
- a CDS encoding S41 family peptidase; its protein translation is MTGRAGYLRTPAISGGTLYFACEDDLWSVPADGGRAHRLTAGPGEARRPRISPDGTEIAFVGTYDGPAEVYVMPAEGGPPRRLTHQAGRCVTVGWHPQTGEVLYATDAEQPSGFGARLFSVAPAGGPARPLRLGPADTIAFGEDGVVVGRNTADPARWKRYRGGGTGELWYAGSEAGPFTRLVALPGNVADPCWAGGRVHFISDHEGIGNVYSCLPDGTDLRCHTDHHDHYARGLTTDGTRLVYTAGARLHLLDARGARPVAVDLGGAAPQRGRRFAPAGEYLDGARLSPDGTRLAVTARGKAFTFEHWSGPVRGHGSADGVRYRLLRWLAGGRQLVAVAADESPDERIVLMDAEGGEDTSVLVAGGVGHITELTASPASGLVAFATSRQRVWIVDTADVLPRPRLLDASRHERIEDLAWSPDGRWLAYTFPESPRTSSIKLADTASGRTHRITEPVVRDARPAFDPSGRYLYFLGQRDLTPELDQVQFDVGFPFGSRPYLITLRAGEESPFETRAAVPGKPLPAPRGDGRVTVDLDGISRRVAAFPVPEGRYSDVAALPGRVLLLSVPLAAPDPAHPDAGAEGTVSLVDLGTGRVTAGCLGAVDELDVRGDVVLHRTDSRLRVLRADVAGDPPDGEEPGPATGWVDLGRVKVPFDPSAEWRQMFREAWRLQREGYWDARMSGLDWDAVYDRYAPLAELVSCRAELSDLIWELHGELGTSHAFERGGEYRAGPDEAQGFLGVDWDTPPDGSQWRIARILRGDPWNPKAGSPCARLGADIRAGDAVVAVNGRRVGAAGPGELLVGQADREVELTVRRAGAAEHRVVVRACASEARARYLDWTEGNRAYVRTVSGGRLGYLHVPDMTRAGYADFVRGFLTELDRDGLIVDVRFNTGGHVSPLLLDRLARRRTGTEHGRWSGMAPYPTESPRGPMATLLNEHTGSDGEIFAHVFRALGLGPLIGRRSWGGVIATWPRHRLVDGTVTTQPEFRYRFGDVGASLENHGVEPDLAVVPAPDRLLPGEDDQLAAAVAHLLAELGSPSEELPAPRAALLLPQAP